In one Acidimicrobiia bacterium genomic region, the following are encoded:
- a CDS encoding AAA family ATPase, whose amino-acid sequence MNILITGVSCAGKSTIARHLLSLGFNAYDTDCIKNLSAWTDIKTGECINDVQWSSSDEWEGKYDWLWNKEYLKTMLDNNKGNVAFFCGSSSNQALFYDYFDLIFLLEVDDDLITERLKTQREHSFGSNPGELEIILNWYKDFQEKTKKAGAIVLDARNTTLEIVDEILHIVN is encoded by the coding sequence ATGAACATACTAATCACTGGTGTGTCATGTGCTGGGAAATCAACTATTGCTCGTCATCTTTTGAGCTTGGGGTTTAACGCTTATGATACTGATTGTATAAAAAATCTGAGCGCATGGACTGATATCAAAACTGGCGAATGTATTAATGATGTTCAATGGTCATCTTCAGATGAATGGGAAGGCAAATATGATTGGCTATGGAATAAAGAATATTTAAAAACAATGCTAGATAATAATAAGGGCAACGTTGCTTTTTTCTGTGGGAGTTCATCTAATCAAGCTTTATTTTATGACTATTTTGATCTCATCTTTTTACTTGAAGTAGATGATGATCTAATTACCGAGAGACTTAAAACTCAGCGTGAACACAGTTTTGGGTCTAACCCTGGAGAGCTAGAAATTATTTTAAATTGGTATAAAGACTTCCAAGAGAAAACTAAAAAAGCAGGAGCAATAGTACTTGATGCTAGAAATACAACTCTAGAAATTGTGGATGAAATACTTCACATTGTTAATTAA
- a CDS encoding virulence RhuM family protein: MIAIGYRIGSKQGTKFRIWATNTLKEYMAKRYTINPKRIEYNYQVL; encoded by the coding sequence ATCATTGCAATCGGATACCGTATTGGGTCAAAACAAGGAACTAAGTTTCGAATTTGGGCAACCAATACGCTCAAAGAATATATGGCCAAGCGATACACAATTAATCCTAAACGTATCGAATATAACTATCAGGTTTTATAA